In Dyella terrae, one DNA window encodes the following:
- a CDS encoding ArnT family glycosyltransferase encodes MTSVVLRNPIKYVQAAPWLWCWLLAALVAIFQHGPMPMYSTRTLSVAWEMWIRDSFLVPYLNGIPYSDKPPLLLWLIHLGWAVGGVGDVWPRLLEVALGAVQLLLVHHLARRLFPERPALAHAAPWMLAAFSFAFLFGLQVMYEVLLADGVLLAFLCLVPTSKRQSPRLTWFALAVGLGLLSKGPVMFLHVVPPLLLGPWWNEWARANKTRWYLGGMGALVAGSSILLAWVLLATSSGGEAYSQKLVVHQTAGRVVDAFAHAQPFWWYLPLVPVLLLPFALWPRMWLSMVTLRRPWDMGVRFLAAWIVPAFIGFSIVSGKQPYYLLPELGGLALLVTYGLDRAANRFDSPWLGPWPVALASAAVGVTLIALGPLVRSGYVTDHTYTMLVPYSVAFGMLFVLLAIPLARSRRGQVQGIAVVGLIALVAAHGMFSLTLWPAYDFTPVAKMIAKAESAGEPIANLESNDGQYTFLGRLQKPVTQLHGMDEVKRWADTHPNGLIITYPRRLSDSDREDAVYIQPFRGIWLAILPVRAFENAQAKQ; translated from the coding sequence ATGACGTCGGTCGTTCTCCGCAATCCCATCAAGTACGTTCAGGCTGCGCCCTGGCTATGGTGCTGGTTGCTCGCTGCACTCGTCGCCATCTTTCAGCACGGCCCGATGCCGATGTACTCGACGCGCACCTTATCCGTCGCGTGGGAGATGTGGATTCGGGACAGCTTCCTCGTTCCCTATCTCAACGGCATCCCGTATAGCGACAAGCCGCCGTTGTTGCTGTGGCTGATTCACCTGGGTTGGGCCGTGGGCGGAGTGGGGGATGTATGGCCGCGTCTCCTTGAAGTCGCCCTTGGGGCCGTTCAACTTTTACTCGTCCATCATTTGGCCAGGCGCCTGTTTCCGGAGCGGCCAGCGCTGGCGCACGCGGCGCCATGGATGCTCGCGGCATTCTCGTTTGCGTTCCTGTTTGGCTTGCAGGTGATGTACGAGGTGTTGCTCGCGGATGGTGTGTTGTTGGCGTTCCTCTGCCTCGTGCCCACATCGAAGCGCCAGTCGCCCCGGTTGACCTGGTTCGCGCTGGCGGTGGGCCTCGGCTTGCTGAGCAAAGGGCCGGTGATGTTTCTCCACGTCGTGCCCCCTTTGCTGCTCGGGCCATGGTGGAACGAGTGGGCTCGCGCCAATAAAACCCGCTGGTATCTCGGCGGCATGGGTGCGCTGGTCGCCGGATCGTCGATCTTGCTCGCCTGGGTGCTGTTGGCAACGTCGTCAGGGGGCGAGGCCTACAGTCAGAAGCTTGTGGTGCATCAAACCGCTGGGCGCGTGGTTGATGCCTTTGCACACGCGCAACCGTTCTGGTGGTACTTGCCGCTGGTGCCGGTGCTGCTGCTTCCTTTCGCCTTGTGGCCGAGAATGTGGCTGTCCATGGTCACGCTAAGGCGCCCATGGGACATGGGGGTGCGCTTCCTGGCCGCCTGGATCGTTCCCGCGTTCATCGGCTTTTCGATCGTGAGCGGCAAGCAGCCGTATTACCTGCTGCCCGAGCTTGGTGGGTTGGCGCTTCTGGTCACGTACGGTCTTGACCGCGCCGCGAACCGGTTTGACTCGCCGTGGCTGGGCCCATGGCCCGTCGCTCTTGCCAGCGCCGCGGTGGGTGTCACGTTGATCGCCTTGGGTCCACTCGTGCGTAGTGGCTATGTGACCGATCACACGTACACCATGCTGGTGCCTTACAGCGTTGCGTTCGGCATGCTGTTTGTTCTGCTTGCCATCCCGTTGGCACGGTCCAGGCGTGGGCAGGTGCAGGGCATCGCCGTGGTGGGGCTCATCGCGCTCGTCGCGGCCCATGGCATGTTTTCGCTCACGCTATGGCCCGCGTACGACTTCACGCCGGTGGCGAAAATGATTGCCAAAGCAGAGAGCGCAGGCGAACCGATCGCCAACCTGGAATCCAATGACGGGCAGTACACCTTCCTCGGGCGCCTGCAGAAGCCTGTCACCCAGCTGCATGGCATGGATGAAGTGAAGCGATGGGCTGATACGCATCCGAACGGACTCATCATCACGTACCCGCGGCGGCTTTCGGATTCGGACCGGGAAGATGCGGTTTATATCCAGCCGTTCCGTGGCATCTGGCTGGCTATCTTGCCTGTACGCGCTTTCGAAAACGCGCAAGCGAAACAGTGA